A window of Actinomadura viridis genomic DNA:
CCCGCGACATCTCGACGCCGTCGGCGTTCAAGACGCCCGGCGCCGCCGAACCCACCCGCCCCCGGACCACCGCCCGGACGATCCGGGACACCGCGTCCGCGCTCCGAGACGGGACGACATCGGCCGTCACGCTCACCAGCGACGTCCTGGCACGCATCGATCGTCTCGATTCCGAACTCGGGGCATACGTCAGCACGTTCCGCGACGCCGCCCTTGAGGCCGCAGACCGCGCGGACCGCGACCTGGCCGCGGGACGGGACCGGGGCCCGCTGCACGGGATCCCGCTGGCGGTCAAGGACGTCATCGCCGCGATCGAGGGCCCCACCCGAGCGAACAGCCTGGTCGCGCCCCGGCACTGGCGATGGGACGGCGACGCGACCGTTGTGGCGCGGCTGCGGGAGGCGGGCGCGATCATCGTCGGCAAAACGACGACGAACGAGTTCGCGCTCGGACTGAACGACCCCGACACGGGCTTCCCGATGCCGCGCAACGCCTGGGCGGCCGACCGCTACGCCGGGGGGTCGAGCTCCGGCGCCGCCATCGCGGTCGCGTCCGGCATGGCCCTCGGCGGACTGGGCACCGACACTGCGGGCTCGATCAGGCATCCCTCCGCGCTCAATGGCGTGACCGGCCTCAAGACGACCCTCGGGCGCGTCCCGTCGGCCGGAACGGTGCCGCTTTCGCCGAGCCTCGACACCGTCGGTCCCGTCGCGCGGTCCGCCTGGGACTGCGCCCTGCTGTTCGAGGTGATCGCCGGCCACGATCCGAACGACGCCGGGTCGAGCCGACGGCCGGTCCCGCGGTGCCTCGACGCGCTGGACGGCGTCGTCCGGGGCCTGAGGATCGGCTGGCCGAAGCACTACTTCTTCGGTGTCGGCAACGTCGCCGACCGGGTCAGGACGCGGGTGACCGAGGCCCTCTCCGCGTTGCGTGACGCAGGCGCCGACGTGGTGGAGGTGAGCCTGCCCAACGCCGACATGGCGCGGGTCGCGAGCCACATCGTGCTGCTGACCGAGGCGTTCGCCTATCACCGGGACGATCTGGTGGCGCACTGGGCCGAGTACGGGCGGTACGTCCGCGGTCTGCTCGCCAAAGGAGCGCTGTACGGCGCCGCCGACTACGTTCAGGCGAAGAAGGTCGCGGCCGCGTTCCACCGTGAGGCGACCGAGGCGATGCGCGAATGCGATGTGCTGATCACGCCGACGATGCCGACGGGCGCACGGTTCCTCGAAGAGACCGACCCCGCGATGATGGACCGCTGGTCCAGCGCGTCGTTCACATCGCAGTGGAACCTGACCGGGCACCCCGCGTGCGCCGTCCCGGTCGGCTTCGACGGAGCAGGCATGCCCGTCTCCATGCAGATCATCGGACGGCCGTTCGACGAGGCCACCATCCTTCGCGTGGCGGACGCCTACCAGCGGCTGACCGATGTCCACCTGGCCGCTCCCGCCGTCCCGGGCGGCTAATCCGGCTCCGGCACCGCAATCCCACCCCAACCAAGGAGACCCATGTCCGACAACCCGGCGTCCGGCGCCGACCGCCAGGTGGCCACCAGCCCGTACGGGCCCGAGGACGAGATCGGCCGCCTCAACCTGATGACCCCGGAATCCCGCGCCGCCGTCGTCAGCCGCATCGACGCCACCCAGATGTTCGACCTGTCCGTGGACTACTTCATCGGGATGCCGTCGTGGCAACTGCTCGGCGACCCGGCCTACCAGATCTGGATGACGCACACGCCGCACGGCACCGTCGTCGACGAGCTTCCCGGCATCTCGCGGGAGATGACCGAGTACATCGGCTACTCAGGCGACGCGATGATGATGTACACCCAC
This region includes:
- a CDS encoding amidase, translated to MPASGAGCAMTPAEQRVRTLLDIVGLKVDVGELSSFARDYRTMRDQADEVHRTGADGIARDISTPSAFKTPGAAEPTRPRTTARTIRDTASALRDGTTSAVTLTSDVLARIDRLDSELGAYVSTFRDAALEAADRADRDLAAGRDRGPLHGIPLAVKDVIAAIEGPTRANSLVAPRHWRWDGDATVVARLREAGAIIVGKTTTNEFALGLNDPDTGFPMPRNAWAADRYAGGSSSGAAIAVASGMALGGLGTDTAGSIRHPSALNGVTGLKTTLGRVPSAGTVPLSPSLDTVGPVARSAWDCALLFEVIAGHDPNDAGSSRRPVPRCLDALDGVVRGLRIGWPKHYFFGVGNVADRVRTRVTEALSALRDAGADVVEVSLPNADMARVASHIVLLTEAFAYHRDDLVAHWAEYGRYVRGLLAKGALYGAADYVQAKKVAAAFHREATEAMRECDVLITPTMPTGARFLEETDPAMMDRWSSASFTSQWNLTGHPACAVPVGFDGAGMPVSMQIIGRPFDEATILRVADAYQRLTDVHLAAPAVPGG